From Pseudochaenichthys georgianus chromosome 11, fPseGeo1.2, whole genome shotgun sequence, a single genomic window includes:
- the cap2 gene encoding adenylyl cyclase-associated protein 2 has protein sequence MEGLVERLERAVTRLEKMSITMQVSNSMANGDCTNGIDGGLSRCMEAFDVLLRGPVSEYMNYSRAIGSVVEKHADMVNTALQTQRTFLKMVATHRQPAQMELKDLLKPISDHIHEIQSFRERNRGSNLFNHLSAVSESIPALGWVAVCQKPGPYVKELNDSAIFYTNRVLKDYKETDQRHVDWVRSYLGIWTVMQSFIKEHHTTGLEWCMSGPIAPPSIFEPPSTPSCPPPPPPPPPGPPPVFTDDSQPQVGTPPHSALFAQLNQGMDITKGLKHVSEEKKTHKNPNLRSQAAPTKTKSPGNMNSSKATVQKRPPLMMLDGKKWRVENFEQKHDLVIEETELKQVVYVFGCNNSTLQIKGKINSIIIDNCKKLGLVFENVVGIVEIINSKSIQIQVLGKVPTISINTTEGCQVYLSKDSLNCDIVSAKSSEMNILVPQDDDYREFPVPEQFKTVWNGCRLVTEPTEMAG, from the exons GTCTGTCTCGGTGTATGGAGGCCTTTGACGTCCTGTTGAGAGGTCCAGTGTCAGAGTATATGAACTACAGCAGAGCCATAGGAAGCGTGGTGGAGAAACAT GCGGACATGGTGAATACCGCACTGCAGACTCAGAGAACTTTCCTCAAGATGGTGGCCACTCACCGGCAACCTGCACAG ATGGAGCTGAAAGACCTGCTGAAGCCGATTTCGGATCACATCCATGAGATCCAGAGCTTCCGTGAGCGAAACCGCGGCAGCAACCTTTTCAACCACCTTTCGGCCGTCAGCGAGAGCATCCCCGCTCTGGGCTGGGTGGCTGTG TGTCAGAAGCCGGGTCCATATGTGAAGGAGCTGAATGATTCTGCCATCTTCTACACCAACAGAGTGCTGAAGGACTACAAGGAAAC CGACCAACGTCATGTAGACTGGGTGCGTTCCTACCTTGGAATCTGGACCGTGATGCAGTCCTTCATCAAAGAGCACCACACTACAGGACTGGAGTGGTGCATGAGC GGCCCCATCGCTCCTCCTTCTATCTTTGAGCCCCCCAGCACTCCCTCCTGTCCTCCCccacctccccctcctccccccggcCCACCTCCGGTCTTCACTGATGACTCCCAGCCTCAGGTGGGCACCCCCCCACACTCAGCACTGTTTGCCCAGCTCAACCAAGGCATGGACATCACTAAAG GTCTAAAGCATGTATCAGAGGAAAAGAAGACCCACAAGAACCCAAATCTGCGTTCGCAAGCAGCACCGACCAAAACAAAGTCTCCGGGGAACATGAACTCCTCCAAGGCAACCGTCCAGAAAAGACCCCCTCTGATGATGCTGGATGGGAAGAAATGGAGGGTG GAGAACTTTGAGCAGAAACACGACCTGGTCATAGAGGAGACGGAGTTAAAACAAGTGGTCTACGTCTTCGGCTGCAACAACTCCACCCTGCAGATTAAGGGCAAAATTAACTCCATCATCATTG ACAACTGCAAGAAGCTGGGTTTAGTTTTTGAGAACGTGGTTGGGATTGTGGAGATCATCAACTCCAAGTCAATTCAAATACAG GTGTTGGGAAAGGTTCCCACCATCTCCATCAACACGACAGAGGGCTGCCAGGTCTACCTGAGCAAGGACTCTCTGAACTGCGACATCGTCAGTGCCAAGAGCTCCGAGATGAACATCCTGGTACCACAAGACGACGACTAC AGGGAGTTTCCAGTACCGGAGCAGTTCAAGACGGTGTGGAACGGCTGCAGACTGGTGACGGAGCCCACTGAGATGGCAGGCTGA
- the LOC117455286 gene encoding aurora kinase A- and ninein-interacting protein: MKTSKPSLQTSTQEECGVWLDTVQLKGKAKQKRAPRPISKLLNPFTEGRGYSLSVALNFTQTKMEMPKTKQSALSTFFTAQRRVLNKMTTSEVPNTDHLQPSSSAASSTHALTAPTPVLSGTKRRREMDLEISDLHNSDPCVYHEWESENVAEPEASEWQEVSHTHSQNMDREDGDEQFEEINPPQSKRRVTAASSFPADSQPPPQAWSQDPLLTFSQYYDDECDQMNEKNTTGKNSEPSFPYSLQSEDAFGIQIDVEGRTSTQKSLKNTHSSQMDDEKENSRVWSSMSPKKHSALSHIEPLSYHKWTEPKSASPQKHIPVQPWKRADKEESPESQFKWTKPSTPLKKRAPQQSCREVDEDSLAMLFTQDSEGFRVIAHRGLQTRSPLKDQSNTNSGTGRTSAYTSLVEEEEEEEDEMLFTQDSQGNMVIKH; the protein is encoded by the exons ATGAAGACCTCCAAACCATCTCTACAAACCTCCACCCAGGAGGAGTGTGGAGTTTGGCTGGACACTGTGCAGCTGAAAGGAAAAGCTAAGCAG AAACGAGCCCCTCGTCCCATTTCTAAGCTGCTGAATCCCTTCACTGAGGGCAGGGGATACAGTTTGTCAGTGGCACTCAACTTCACTCAGACCAAAATGGAGATGCCGAAGACAAAACAGAGCGCTTTATCCACCTTCTTCACAGCTCAGCGCAGAG TTCTCAATAAGATGACAACTTCTGAAGTGCCAAACACAGATCATCTGCAGCCTTCTTCATCAGCCGCCTCATCCACGCATGCCCTCACTGCACCCACCCCTGTGTTATCGGGAACAAAACGAAGACGTGAGATGGATCTTGAAATATCTGACTTACACAACTCTGACCCTTGTGTGTATCATGAGTGGGAAAGTGAAAATGTGGCTGAGCCTGAAGCATCAGAGTGGCAGGAAGTCAGTCACACACATTCTCAAAACATGGACCGTGAAGATGGAGATGAGCAGTTTGAGGAGATAAATCCACCACAGAGTAAGAGGAGGGTCACTGCAGCCTCCTCTTTCCCAGCTGACAGTCAACCTCCTCCTCAGGCGTGGAGTCAGGATCCGCTGCTCACATTTAGCCAATATTATGACGATGAATGTGACCAGATGAATGAGAAAAATACTACAGGGAAGAACTCTGAGCCAAGTTTCCCATACAGTTTACAAAGTGAGGATGCCTTTGGTATTCAGATCGATGTGGAAGGTAGAACCTCGACTCAAAAATCCTTGAAAAACACTCATTCTTCTCAGATGGACGATGAGAAAGAAAACAGCAGGGTTTGGTCTTCTATGTCCCCAAAAAAGCACTCGGCTCTCTCTCATATTGAACCTCTTTCTTATCATAAATGGACAGAACCAAAAAGTGCATCACCTCAAAAACATATTCCTGTGCAGCCGTGGAAAAGGGCTGATAAAGAGGAGAGCCCTGAGTCACAGTTCAAGTGGACAAAGCCAAGCACTCCTTTAAAAAAACGAGCGCCACAGCAGTCCTGCAGGGAGGTTGACGAGGACAGTCTGGCCATGTTGTTCACTCAGGACTCTGAAGGCTTCAGGGTGATCGCACACAGAGGTCTGCAAACCAGGAGTCCACTCAAAGATCAGAGTAACACCAACTCTGGGACGGGGAGAACGAGCGCTTACACATCtctggtggaggaggaggaggaggaggaggacgagatGCTCTTTACTCAAGACTCTCAGGGAAATATGGTGATCAAACACTGA